From Rhodococcus sp. B7740, one genomic window encodes:
- a CDS encoding phosphoadenylyl-sulfate reductase: MTTRLNLTVEELKDIAERGARELDGASPLELLQWTEDTFGNDFIVASNMQDGVLVHLAAQVHPGVDVLFLDTGYHFAETIGTRDAVEAVYGVNVVNARAEKTVAEQDSIEGKDLFAREPNRCCAMRKVAPLKKELANYSAWVTGIRRVEAPTRANAPLISFDDAFGLVKINPIAPWSDEQMQAYIDEHSILVNPLVDEGYPSIGCAPCTVKPAPGADPRSGRWAGKAKTECGLHAS; the protein is encoded by the coding sequence ATGACTACCAGGCTGAATTTGACGGTGGAGGAACTGAAGGACATCGCCGAGCGCGGTGCCCGCGAACTCGACGGGGCGAGCCCACTGGAGCTGCTGCAGTGGACCGAGGACACCTTCGGTAACGACTTCATCGTTGCCTCCAACATGCAGGACGGGGTTCTCGTTCACCTCGCCGCACAGGTTCACCCGGGTGTGGACGTGCTGTTCCTCGACACCGGCTACCACTTCGCCGAGACCATCGGAACGCGCGACGCCGTCGAGGCCGTCTACGGCGTCAACGTCGTCAATGCCCGCGCCGAGAAGACTGTTGCCGAACAGGATTCGATCGAGGGCAAGGACCTGTTCGCCCGCGAGCCCAACCGGTGCTGCGCGATGCGCAAGGTCGCACCCTTGAAGAAGGAACTGGCGAACTACAGCGCCTGGGTCACCGGTATCCGGCGAGTGGAGGCCCCTACCCGTGCCAACGCTCCGCTGATCTCGTTCGACGACGCTTTCGGCCTGGTCAAGATCAACCCGATCGCACCGTGGTCGGACGAGCAGATGCAGGCCTACATCGACGAGCATTCGATTCTGGTCAATCCCCTCGTCGACGAGGGCTATCCGTCCATCGGGTGCGCACCGTGCACCGTCAAACCTGCCCCCGGAGCCGACCCGCGCAGCGGTCGTTGGGCCGGCAAGGCCAAGACCGAATGTGGGTTGCACGCCTCATGA
- a CDS encoding sirohydrochlorin chelatase encodes MSALIAVAHGSRDPRSSAAVHRAVDVLRRRRPDLDVRVAFLDLSEPRVDQVVDDLAAAGHSRIVAVPMLLGKAFHAKVDLPELLDAARTRHPLVSIRQAEVLGDDRLLIEAVRDRIADTGVGVSDSTVGIALAAVGSSVAPANQRTRVIAQKLLAGTHWAGAVTCFATSVSPSPTDAIAQLRALGADRIVVAPWFLAPGLLTDRIEASVAGLPDVVHAEVIGAHPAVAELASRRYDSTVARESVASAIVGTRVART; translated from the coding sequence GTGAGCGCACTGATCGCGGTTGCCCACGGCAGCCGTGACCCGCGCTCGAGCGCAGCGGTCCACCGCGCCGTCGACGTCCTGCGTCGGCGGCGACCGGACCTGGACGTGCGTGTCGCGTTTCTCGATCTTTCCGAGCCCCGCGTCGATCAGGTAGTCGACGACCTGGCCGCTGCCGGTCACAGTCGTATCGTCGCCGTTCCGATGTTGCTGGGCAAGGCTTTCCACGCGAAAGTCGATCTGCCCGAGCTGTTGGACGCAGCGAGGACGCGACACCCTCTCGTGTCGATCAGGCAGGCCGAGGTTCTGGGAGACGACCGACTCCTCATCGAGGCGGTCCGTGATCGGATCGCCGATACCGGTGTCGGAGTCTCCGATTCGACGGTCGGCATCGCCCTGGCCGCCGTCGGCTCCTCGGTGGCACCGGCGAATCAGCGCACCCGTGTGATCGCACAGAAGCTGCTCGCCGGAACGCACTGGGCCGGAGCCGTTACCTGCTTCGCCACATCGGTCTCCCCGTCCCCCACCGACGCGATCGCACAGCTGCGCGCGCTGGGAGCCGACCGCATCGTCGTGGCACCTTGGTTCCTGGCCCCGGGACTGCTCACCGACCGGATCGAAGCGTCGGTGGCAGGCCTACCGGACGTGGTGCACGCCGAGGTCATCGGCGCGCACCCGGCCGTGGCCGAACTGGCGTCGCGCCGCTACGACTCCACCGTCGCACGCGAGTCGGTGGCGTCGGCGATCGTGGGCACGCGGGTGGCTCGTACGTAG
- a CDS encoding sulfate adenylyltransferase subunit 1, producing MSSTGTQLLRLATAGSVDDGKSTLVGRLLYDTKSVLADQIDAVTRASVDKGLATPDLSLLVDGLRAEREQGITIDVAYRYFATPHRSFVLADTPGHVQYTRNTVSGASTAQLVILLVDARKGVITQTRRHAAVLALLGVPRLVLAVNKIDLVEDPATVFAEISAEFNSLTSSLGWSSEDVIEIPVSALHGDNVAVKSDKTPYYDGPTLIEHLESVPVDAEPHRVGLRFPVQYVIRPRTAEFPDYRGYAGQVAAGSVDVGDEVVILPSGTRTTVERIDTADGELRTAHAGRSVTLVLADDVDVSRGDTIASPQDAPEPIGDFEATVCWLAEKPLRPGARLLLKHGTRTTQAIVGTLVERFDEQELIAHEGPESLELNEIGRISVRVAEPIVADDYAVNRHTGSFLLIDPAGGNTLAAGLVGNALAAVELGSAVPA from the coding sequence ATGAGCAGCACGGGAACGCAACTTCTTCGCCTCGCCACCGCAGGTAGCGTCGACGACGGTAAGTCGACCCTCGTCGGACGGCTGTTGTACGACACCAAATCCGTTCTGGCAGACCAGATCGATGCCGTAACACGGGCCTCGGTGGACAAGGGACTGGCGACACCGGACCTGTCGCTGCTCGTCGACGGCCTACGCGCCGAGCGCGAACAGGGCATCACCATCGACGTCGCCTACCGCTACTTCGCGACGCCGCACCGCTCCTTCGTGCTCGCCGATACCCCCGGACACGTGCAGTACACCCGCAACACCGTCTCCGGCGCGTCGACGGCTCAGCTGGTCATCCTTCTGGTCGATGCCCGCAAGGGTGTCATCACCCAGACTCGTAGGCACGCAGCGGTTCTCGCCTTGCTCGGCGTTCCGCGCCTGGTGCTCGCGGTCAACAAGATCGATTTGGTCGAGGACCCGGCAACGGTGTTCGCCGAGATCTCGGCCGAGTTCAACTCGCTGACCTCCTCGCTCGGGTGGTCCAGCGAGGACGTCATCGAGATCCCGGTGTCCGCACTGCACGGCGACAACGTCGCGGTGAAGTCCGACAAGACCCCGTACTACGACGGTCCGACCCTCATCGAGCACCTCGAGTCGGTTCCGGTCGATGCCGAACCGCACCGGGTCGGTCTGCGTTTCCCCGTGCAGTACGTGATCCGGCCCCGCACCGCGGAATTCCCGGATTATCGCGGATACGCAGGGCAGGTCGCAGCGGGCTCCGTCGACGTCGGCGACGAGGTCGTCATCCTGCCCTCCGGCACCCGAACCACTGTCGAGCGCATCGACACCGCCGACGGCGAGTTGCGTACCGCTCATGCCGGACGCAGCGTCACCCTCGTCCTGGCCGACGACGTCGACGTCTCCCGCGGCGACACCATCGCCTCACCGCAGGATGCGCCCGAGCCGATCGGCGACTTCGAGGCCACTGTGTGCTGGCTCGCCGAGAAGCCGCTTCGTCCGGGTGCTCGTCTGTTGCTCAAGCACGGCACTCGCACCACTCAGGCCATCGTCGGAACACTGGTCGAACGGTTCGACGAGCAGGAGCTCATCGCGCACGAAGGACCGGAGTCGTTGGAGCTCAACGAGATCGGCCGCATCTCCGTGCGCGTCGCCGAGCCGATCGTGGCGGACGACTACGCCGTCAACAGGCACACGGGCAGCTTCCTGCTGATCGATCCCGCCGGTGGCAACACGTTGGCTGCCGGACTCGTGGGTAACGCTCTGGCTGCCGTCGAGCTGGGGTCGGCAGTTCCGGCGTGA
- the cysD gene encoding sulfate adenylyltransferase subunit CysD has translation MTLDLTSATVGRTHLDADRFDTLDALESEAIHIFREVAGEFERPVILFSGGKDSTVLLHLAIKAFWPAPLPFALLHVDTGHNLQEVLDFRDHVVAKYNLRLHVASVEEYLADGRLTERPDGIRNPLQTVPLLDAISENRFDAVFGGARRDEERARAKERIFSLRNAFGQWEPKKQRPELWNLYNGKHSPGEQVRVFPLSNFTELDIWRYIARDDVELASIYYAHQRPVYQRDGMWMTPGVWGGPAEGEELQTLSVRYRTVGDGSTTGAVLSEAADNQAILAEVAASRLTERGATRGDDRVSEAAMEDRKREGYF, from the coding sequence ATGACACTCGACCTCACCTCGGCAACCGTCGGTCGAACCCATCTCGATGCAGATCGGTTCGACACCCTCGACGCACTCGAATCCGAGGCCATCCACATCTTCCGCGAGGTGGCGGGCGAGTTCGAGCGCCCCGTCATCCTGTTCTCCGGCGGCAAGGACTCGACCGTTCTGCTGCACCTGGCGATCAAGGCGTTCTGGCCCGCTCCCCTGCCGTTCGCGCTGCTCCACGTCGACACCGGCCACAACCTGCAGGAGGTGCTGGACTTCCGCGATCACGTGGTCGCCAAGTACAACCTGCGCCTGCACGTGGCCAGCGTCGAGGAGTACCTCGCCGACGGACGCCTCACCGAGCGTCCCGACGGCATCCGCAACCCGCTGCAGACCGTGCCTCTTCTCGACGCGATCTCCGAGAACCGGTTCGATGCCGTGTTCGGTGGTGCTCGACGCGACGAGGAACGCGCCCGCGCCAAGGAACGAATCTTCTCGCTGCGCAACGCATTCGGCCAATGGGAGCCCAAGAAGCAGCGCCCCGAACTGTGGAACCTGTACAACGGCAAGCACTCTCCCGGCGAGCAGGTGCGTGTGTTCCCGCTCAGCAACTTCACCGAACTCGATATCTGGCGCTACATCGCCCGTGACGATGTGGAGTTGGCCAGCATCTACTACGCCCACCAGCGCCCGGTGTATCAGCGCGACGGCATGTGGATGACGCCCGGCGTCTGGGGCGGACCGGCCGAGGGCGAAGAGCTGCAGACCCTGTCGGTGCGCTACCGCACCGTCGGCGACGGATCCACCACCGGTGCCGTGCTGTCCGAGGCCGCCGACAACCAGGCAATCCTCGCCGAAGTAGCGGCGTCACGACTGACCGAACGCGGAGCCACCCGCGGAGACGACCGCGTCTCCGAGGCTGCCATGGAAGATCGCAAACGAGAAGGATACTTCTGA
- a CDS encoding sulfate/molybdate ABC transporter ATP-binding protein, translating into MTEASPEIEISVVGGNKHYGDFAALDNVSIDIPKGSLTALLGPSGSGKSTLLRSIAGLEQLDSGRVVLAGQDVTWVSPQRREIGFVFQHYAAFKHLTVRDNVAFGLQIRKRPKAEIAKKVDELLEIVGLAGFQTRYPAQLSGGQRQRMALARALAVDPQVLLLDEPFGALDAKVRADLRTWLRRLHDEVHVTTVLVTHDQEEALDVADRIAVLNKGRIEQVGTPEDLYDRPANNFVMSFLGQVAKLNGLLVRPHDIRVGRDPSLAQAQASGTAESAGVTRAVVERVVHLGFEVKVELKNAATGELFAAQITRGDSEALGLREGETVYVRATRVPTIADATDSRATVES; encoded by the coding sequence ATGACCGAGGCATCCCCCGAGATCGAGATCTCCGTCGTTGGCGGCAACAAGCACTACGGCGATTTCGCCGCGCTCGACAACGTCAGCATCGACATTCCCAAGGGGTCGCTGACGGCGCTGCTCGGACCCAGTGGTTCGGGCAAGTCCACTCTGCTTCGCTCCATCGCCGGACTCGAGCAGCTCGACTCCGGTCGAGTGGTGCTCGCAGGCCAGGATGTGACGTGGGTGAGTCCGCAGCGCCGCGAGATCGGATTCGTCTTCCAGCACTACGCGGCGTTCAAACACCTGACGGTGCGTGACAACGTCGCGTTCGGCCTTCAGATTCGCAAGCGGCCCAAGGCCGAGATCGCCAAGAAGGTCGACGAGTTGCTCGAGATCGTGGGGCTGGCCGGTTTCCAGACCCGCTACCCGGCGCAGCTGTCCGGTGGACAACGCCAGCGCATGGCACTGGCTCGCGCTCTCGCCGTCGACCCGCAGGTGCTGCTGCTCGACGAGCCCTTCGGCGCGCTCGACGCGAAGGTGCGTGCCGATCTGCGGACGTGGCTGCGTCGGCTGCACGACGAGGTCCACGTCACCACCGTGCTGGTGACCCACGATCAGGAGGAGGCGCTCGACGTCGCCGATCGGATCGCGGTGCTGAACAAGGGCAGAATCGAACAGGTCGGCACCCCGGAGGATCTCTACGATCGCCCGGCCAACAATTTCGTGATGTCGTTCCTCGGTCAGGTGGCCAAGCTCAACGGACTTCTGGTGCGGCCGCACGACATTCGCGTCGGACGCGACCCGTCGTTGGCGCAGGCTCAGGCGAGCGGGACGGCCGAATCGGCCGGTGTGACGCGTGCCGTCGTCGAGCGGGTGGTGCACCTCGGCTTCGAGGTGAAGGTCGAATTGAAGAACGCGGCAACCGGTGAACTGTTCGCGGCCCAGATCACCCGCGGAGACAGCGAGGCTCTCGGCCTGCGCGAGGGCGAGACCGTCTACGTACGAGCCACCCGCGTGCCCACGATCGCCGACGCCACCGACTCGCGTGCGACGGTGGAGTCGTAG